Genomic segment of bacterium:
GCGCCACCGTCGACTACGATGCCCCGACGCAACACATCGTGGCGATCCGCGGCCAGCAGAATGTCGAGTTGACTGTGGGCTCTCGACAGGCCCACGTGAACGGCATTCCGAAGCTACTCGACGTCCCTGCGTTCACGATCAACAATCGGACCATGGTCCCGCTCCGCTTCATCAGTGAATCGCTTGGCGCCGACGTCCGTTGGGACGACGCGACGCAGACGATCTTCATCGGCGGCGGGGTGGCGGGCGGGCCGGCGGCCCCTCCCCCGGGACCGGCGCAGGCGGCGGGGGCCCTTTCCGGGCGTATCGTGGCCGTCACCACCGGGCAGAACCCGTCGATCATCGTCCGGCGAGGCGGGCAGGACACGACCGTTTCCGTGACCGCGGACACCGCAATCTATCGCTACAACGCCGATACGAACGCCGGCGGGTCAGCGGCCCTCGGGGCGCTTCGTAAGGGAGACACCGTCGCGGTGCAACTGGACGGCAGCGGCCAGGCAGCAAAAATCACCGCCACGTACCGTGTCGTCTCCGGAGGGCGGATCGCGTCGGTCGGCCCAGGTAATCGCACCGTGACGCTCGCCAACGGACAATCTTACGTCGTGCTGACGGACGCTCAAATCAGTCTGAACGGACAGAGCGCCGGCTTCGACGCGATCCAACCGGGACGCAATGGCCGGTTCTTCGTGGTACAGGGGACGAACCAGGCGTACGAGGTGAACGTGACCACCCCGGCCGCACAACCCGCCCCGACAGTCTTGAACGCTCCGGCGATTACGTCCCCAACGGATGGGGCGAAGGTGGGGAACGCCATGATCGTCACCGGCATGGCGCAACCCGGCGCCACGGTGGTCGTGCGGGCGGAGCCGCGTCTGCTCGGACAGGCGGTGCAAGCGACGACGACGGCGGACGGGGCCGGCAGGTGGCGGGCGGCGTTAAACGTACAATCGCTGCCCATGGTATCGTTCCCGTACGTCATCTCAGCGATCCAGATCCTCAACGGCACGCAATCCGATGCAACGAGCATTCAGGTCAGCATCAACCAGTAAGGAGCGATCGGTCGGAGCCCCCGAGCGATTGGGGGCAGGCAGGGGGTTTCCCATCGCATGAGCGGCGGCGGGGCCGGCCCGTCACGGGCGACCCCGCCGAAATCTGTGCGAACGAGACGCGGTTAGACCTTGTGGAGCGCCTCTTGAGCGACTTCCTTGCTGAGACCGCGAATCGCTTTGACGAGCGCCTGATTCGCTTGTCCCCTGTCTCGCAACGCATCGACCGGAATTTCCTCGACGGTCGAGTGCGCACCCCGGGAGAACGTGACCGCAAGGACGCCGTCTCGAGTCTCGGTGACGTCACCGACTCCGACGTCGTCTCGGCCGAGGCCCACGGTCGCTTCCTCAATGATCTGTCGGTACCGCTTGAGGTCTTTGGGCGTGGACATGGGACTCACCTCCTCCGCTGAGTTTTACCCTGGGCGGTAGGAAACTATGCGTGGCTTCCGGGCTCCCGTACCGAGGTCTTGCCGCCCAACGAGGCCGTCCGCTATACTCTGAGGCGTTCTTCCACGGTTGCCGGGGTAGCTCAGGTGGTAGAGCAGGGGACTGAAAATCCCCGTGTCGGCGGTTCGACTCCGTCCCCCGGCACCATATTTTTCTAGGGTTTCCGCTCATCGCCATTCAGCATTTTGCCCGCCGTGCAAACGGGACGCAAACGTGAGCGCCGATTCGCGGCCTACCCCCCCGGAAATATGGGGTCTCTGCTGACCCCCGCTGACCGGACGGGGGAGTCCACTGGTTGTTCTCTCCGTCTCCTTGGAATCTAAGGCTACGATTAGGCGGAGACTTCTCTACCCGAGATCTCGTGCTGAGACAGGATCTGCTCGGTAGACTATTGGAGGATCGGCAATGCCCATCGGATGGGGCCAAGTGTCCTACCGAGCGCCAATGGACGATGTGGTGGGAGGACGAAGTATACGAGGATTGTGATGATCCGTCGTTTGGCGGTTTGCTGAACATGCCATCGCTACCTCATCCATGCGCGGATCAATAAGCCCGTGGTCCTAGGTTTGAAACCTACGCCGAGTGTCAGTCGATGGTCCGCCTGCTCTTGCAGCGTATGCCCGGGATGTTGAAAGAAGATGTGGACCGCGTTCCAACACGTATGCATTCCACGCGGCGCCCTGACTAGCAAAGGATAAAGTCAACCTGCGCTTCAAAATTGGACTGCAAACCTGAACCGAAACGTACCTCCTCAGCTCATCGCTTTCTTCACCAGCGCGACGATCCTTGCTTCGTCGGCGGCGGTCAGCTCCTTCAGCGCGAAGGCGGTTGGCCACATGTCGCCTTCGTCGAGGTTCGCTTTGTCGCTGAAGCCGAACGTCGCGTATCTCGCCTTGAACTTGTGCGCGCTTTGGAAGAAACAGACGACATTGCCGTCCTTGGCATACGCGGGCATCCCGTACCAGGTCTTCGGCGAGAGGATGGGCGCGCTGGCTTTGATGATCGCATGGAGCCGCTCGGCCATGACGCGATCCGGTGCCGGCATCTCGGCAATCTTCGCGAGCACGTCACCTTCCCCATCCGCCTTGCTCGCGCCCGCCTTCAGCTCTCGGATGCGTTCTCTCATAGCGGCCCGTTCCTCGTCCGTGAATCCCGTGACCGCCTTGCCGGTCACGGGAGCACTCTTGGCGGACGTCTGTGGCTCCTTCTTCGGTCTCATAGAGCCTCCTCATCTGAATTGATTGACGGTTCAAAATGAGATGCGCTTCAGAAACGCGACTCGCTTTTCCTTCCGGACAGTAGGCTGACTCTTCCCGCGAGATCCACGTCAACCAAAACAAGAAGGGGGCGGGTTCCCCCGCCCCAGACTGGTACTGGCGTTACAATTCTGCGCCTTACCGGACAATCATATGTCCGGTTAGAATCAGTAGACCAGCCCCCAGCAGCAACAATGCTAGTAGCATACTGCACCCCCACTCTTTGGTTGTCGTGCGGACCTGTTTTCCCCAGTGCATA
This window contains:
- a CDS encoding copper amine oxidase N-terminal domain-containing protein, with amino-acid sequence MRRLLTVVGVMLALVTPSAVFAQAIRVYVDQQPVNFDVPPVLIQGRVLVPLRGIFERLGATVDYDAPTQHIVAIRGQQNVELTVGSRQAHVNGIPKLLDVPAFTINNRTMVPLRFISESLGADVRWDDATQTIFIGGGVAGGPAAPPPGPAQAAGALSGRIVAVTTGQNPSIIVRRGGQDTTVSVTADTAIYRYNADTNAGGSAALGALRKGDTVAVQLDGSGQAAKITATYRVVSGGRIASVGPGNRTVTLANGQSYVVLTDAQISLNGQSAGFDAIQPGRNGRFFVVQGTNQAYEVNVTTPAAQPAPTVLNAPAITSPTDGAKVGNAMIVTGMAQPGATVVVRAEPRLLGQAVQATTTADGAGRWRAALNVQSLPMVSFPYVISAIQILNGTQSDATSIQVSINQ
- a CDS encoding DUF1801 domain-containing protein; the encoded protein is MRERIRELKAGASKADGEGDVLAKIAEMPAPDRVMAERLHAIIKASAPILSPKTWYGMPAYAKDGNVVCFFQSAHKFKARYATFGFSDKANLDEGDMWPTAFALKELTAADEARIVALVKKAMS